AGCTCTCTATCCCtggacatgggggtggggggaagttacCATAAGCGGGTAGGACTGATCTCAATGGATTCATCATGTCGGTTTAACTTAGAAACGATGTCAAGGCAGGATTTTACTGTCCCTGTATCCCGAGGAGAAATCCTTGTCCTTCTAAGTGGCTGGAtcttccccccgccgcccccagccTAGCTAGCGCTGCACCCGGAAACTGCGACTGCTTTTGTGGGAGCCGCTTGAAAGAATAATTAGGGCGCCCCCTGGTGGCGCTGCCAAAGCAGCACacagtgctgctgggggggggggggggaggaggttctTCTCTCCTTCTATAGGGAGTTGTGGGAAGCAGCGTGTAAGTCAGAGcggcctcagggctgctctaaattacatcgGGGGTGTCCCTGGCCAGCCCCAGAGCATTGGGAGCACAAAGGTGCCTCCCTCAAGTGCAGGTTCAGGGGAAGTGAGAATTGGGGCCCATAGCTCTGCACCCAGTCCCGGGTGCGATTTCTGGCCTGCAGCCGCTGGGGCAGCCCCGTGCAGTTCACCCCAGATCTCGGCATTCCTCTTGCTTTCAGCTACGCGTCCATTTTCAAAGGCTGCCTGACCCTCTACACGGGCCGCGGAGGAGACCTGCAGAAAATCGGAGAGTAAGGAAGGCCTGTTGGCTTCactgcgggagccctggggacgTCGCTCACTGGAACCTGGCTTCTtagaggctggggaggggagaagtgtgGGGCAGCCCCAAAGCTGGAGCGATTTGCCCCCGGGGCTGACCATGTGGGTGTCTCCTCAGGAGTGGTGTTTAGAgcatggtgggggcagggagccaggagtcctgggttcccctcccagccccgggAGGGGGCCTGACCTGGTGGGTAGAGCAGGGGAGACTGGATACCTGGGGACTGTATTCCCAGCATAGTTTGCATCAAGATCTTGGCCTGAGACAGTCCAGGACGCTCCCCGCTGGAGAGTCGGGGCATCCCCACTCCCGGGATAAGGCTGAGTGCgaggggaggaaggggttggCTGGTGGCCTCGCTGACCTGCCATTTCCCTCCCTAGGTTCTGCATGATTTACTCCGAGGTCCCGAACTTTAGCGAACCCAACCCGGAGTACGTGACCCAGCAGTCCCAGACCAAAGCCGTGAgtcccagtggggggggggggcagagggctgggggggtccaTCAAGCGGGATAATCGGATCTGCTCACCTGCGGATGCCCACGGGGCCAAGGGGCACCGGAGTGTCGCTGGAATCTCCCccgtctctgctcctgctgggatgggacgggggtgggggtggatttgTGTACGTCGCAGACGCACGGCTAGGTTGGCTGCTGCCCAGAAGCGGACGCATCTCTGTCCCGCGGGCGACTGGGGAAATGTGCCAGGATCCTGCGAGATCCGGGATCACAAGTTCTCATTTCCGTTTCCTTCAGGCCCAGAACGACAACGCGACCCCTGCTGCTTCCCAGACCACCCCGGGCCCCGCCGCTTCGTCCCCAGGTAAGggaccccccccagctctgcaggccgTATGTCCCCCCATCCCTGAGCAAGGCGGGTGGGACGTGGCCCTGCCTCGGAGCCATTCAGCACTAGCCACTTGGGGGCATTCACAGCTCCAGCCAATTCTCCAGTCCAGTCATCCGGGGAGGGGAGTCTAgcaggttagagcagtgggggctgggagccaggactcctgggttctatccccagttctgGGTGGGCACTGGGGTGTAGTGAttagagcagcgggggctgggagccaggactcctgggttctatccccagctcggggaggggagtggcatgtagtggttagagcagcgggggctgggagccaggactcctgggttctatccccagctcggggaggggagtggcatgtagtggttagagcagcgggggctgggagccaggactcctgggttctctgcccagcACTGCCTTGGCTTCGCTGTTCATTTCCCGGTGGAATCTGTCGCTTTTGTTTTTAGCTGCCGAGAGCCAGAACGGCAACGGGCTGAGCGCCCCAGGCCCTGGCGCCCCCCTCCACCCGCCAAACGTCCCGTCCCACCCCACCAGCGGCCGGATCACCAGGAGCCAGCCGAATCACCAGGGCGCGGGCTCGGCTGGGTCCAGCTCGTCCTCCAGCCCCATCAGCAACGGCAAAGAGACCCGGCGAAGCAGCAAGAGATAACACCGTGGGGttgggccccccccccagctctgtgccgGCTCGCCCCAGGCCCCACTGCCCAGGCAGGAGGGCGGATGAGGAGCGGGGGAGAGACCGTGGCCGGCTGACGCTCCAGGCTAGATCAGAGACAGTGAAACCAAGAGCGTTTTCGTCGCCGCAGTCGCGACCGTTTTAACCGGGACTGTGGCGTTCTCCTGAGCAGAGACAGGGAgggggcgcccccccccccattggaaaCCAGCCCTTTATCTTCACGGAGCCACAGCcaacagccctgcccctgccgaCATCCCCACGTGCCCCTCTGGGGGCAgtgccagccccccacctccccacatcTCACTGGATTTTGTTCCTTTGGCGGCTTTTTTACAAATATCCTGAAACTTTTTAGCAAACTTTAAAAAGCCGATTTCACCAGGTGGGGTCAGTGGCCAGGGGGCATAGGACGGGAGGGGGCAGCaatgggccccccccccccccttgcccctgggAGGGGCCCGTTTGGGTCGTGGTGTCTCAGCGGAGGGTACCTAAGACTGAGCTTGGAGCCAACTCTCCTCCGTCCCCGgggccagccccagctcagggaacCTCGGGGCACACACAGCGGAAGGGGGGGGCGCTGGCTCCAGCCCAGGTCGGCCGTGATCCCCGCCTGGGCCCCCTGCATGGAACGAGTCTCAGCCGGGTTCCTAGGAGACAAATGTCTCCATCACCACGAGCGCCCCCCGCAGCTGGCAGCCCGGAGCTGGTGGGGGCAGCTCCCGGGACGGGCTGCCCCGGGGCAGGGACTAGACGGAGGATTTGGGCTCCCCCGAATCGCTGCGCAGGGAAGGGCTGTCACGTCTGCCCACCCGGGGAGGGATCAGGCCTGGGGCTGACCTCGGAGccgttctccctccccccaagcccgatgctcccaggccccccacccccttttattctgttttaaccccccaactcccttttcTTGTCTCACCCGAGCGGAGTCGCTGGCCTGCCCGGGCCTGCGCTGGAATAAAGACCGTGCCGCCCTCCCCCTCCGCCTGCCGTGTGCTCGCTTGCGCCCGGGGGACCCTTTGTACCAGTCACACCGGGCGTCAGCCCCCGGGTCCGGCACCAGAGCAGCTTGTCATGGCTGAGctcaaccccccccattcccaagcCCCGTAACGAACCCCAGCCCCGTATGCTGGCGGCAGCATGGCCCCACTGGGCGTTATACTAGATCGAAGGGGCTGCCGTTATACAGCTCCTGCCTGAGTCACACTGAGCATTAGACGGAAAAATCTCTCCCCTGGGCGGGACGAGCCCGTCCCCAGGGCACCGTTGCCCCTGCCGCTCAGCGAGCCCCAAGGGGGCACGAACTGCGAGGGGGCTGCACTGGGCTGCAGGCgaccccagctctgtccctgacTTGCGGGGTGACCCCGGGCTGGATCCGGACCCACGAGCCCGGCCCCTGCTCCTGCCAAGAAAAGACCGTGCCCAGGGTGGGTGCAGGGCTGTACCTCGGCCAGCTCCCTGCAGGCAGATGGGGCAGGAAACCTACAGGGACTCGCCCCTTTagtctcctccccagccctcccttCAGGCCCCAGCCAGGCCtccttgggtgggggggggaaaggggctgggCTTCGGGGAGACCTGCCTGACCCTTGCCCCTCAGGTACTGGAGCAGCCAGATTTTGTGCAGCGAAGGGCAGGGACTGAGACGCTGCGCCAGGTAAGTGCATTTCCTTTCCCCGCTTCTGGGGGGCCAGATCCcccatgggagggtgggggagcccCAGTACTGGCAAAGATTCTCCCAGACAAGAATCAGCCCCCTCCAAGGctgtcctccccgcccccaaagtAAACCGAAGGGGCTGGACCCGGCcccgctggccctggccctggggcagagTTGGAAGCTGGTGTTTTTGGACCGGGGGAGGTGTCTGGTGCCCGCCCTGGCCAGACGCAGCCCCCCGGGTGGGTCTTCAAAGGGCACTGGGGCGGTTTCCCAGAGGCTCTTCCTGGCGTGTTTGCCTGGTGTCCTGGCTGGCGAGGCAGAAACCTCACGGCACAAAGTCAGTGCTGAGGGTGGCGGCAGGGCGCCCCCAGGGTACGCAGCactgtttgtgcagcgcctggtGCGCTCAGGCCCAGCTCTACCCTGCTACAGCTAATAAGTGCACCAACTCGGCAGGTCCCAGATGTGTCCTCAAGCTCTCGAGGGGCAGATCTAGCAGGTTGGTAAGACCAGGGGGTGGATGGGAAGTGGCTGGGGTAGGACTCCCGTGGGAGCGTCTAAGCGAGGACCCATTCCTGGGGCTGGTAGTGGGGAGGGTTCCTGGCGGCCCATCGAGCACGTGAGGCGACAGAGCAGCGCCAGTTCTCCCGCTAATCGGGGCAATTCCCAAAGACCCAGCGCCCGGAGTCACGTGAAAACGAGACAGGCATTTCTAGGATTTTAACCCCGTGACACCCAGGTGTCCATCATCTGCCAGGCCGGGGTCAACCCGCACTGGGGCTACTGGAGAGATTTCCAGGCTGGCAGGAATTGATGGGGGGGCAGCCATGGGACCTGCCCTAGATATTGTGCACACGGCCAAGTGGATTTACCTTGGGCCCGGACTCTTTAGAGatggggggcagcacgggggggggcacaggcggGAGAAGGATTTGAGATTCCCAGTCACCAGCTCTGTCATGTGGTGGCctacaccagccctgccccccacttggCCCAGCTCAGCGCCTCTCCCTTGAGTCCTCCCACTGGAGGGGCaataaagtggggggagggagacgttTCAGCAGCAGCCtgcgcctccccccgccccgggcttTTCTGACTCTGGGGCCCGGAGCCTCCGGCCGGTGTGGCCCCAGCTCAGTTCTTGCCCCGCAGGGCCCAGCCCACAGCGGCTGCCTGGTTTGGCACAGGGTTGGCCTGGTAGGCGGGTTGGAGGACCAGGTGCTGACTTCATGTCTGAGTTATCACCCAGGTGAATCATTAACACCTCACAATAAAGTACCTGGGCTTGCAAAACTGCCTGTCAAGGACACATGCTCCCCACCCTTCTCCAGGGACTTGGGGGGGCCTTCCCCAGGATGGgaccttctcccccctcctcccccccccgaagCCCCATCCCATCATGCCTCAGTCTGTATCATCATCGTGGGGCTCTGATGCGCCGAATGGACCTGCTGcagaaatgcagctacctctggggcgGAGCGTGGCAACtctagggaagggaaggggaactgAGTGTCTGGTGGGAGCTGGGAACGGGCCAGCCACGGGCCAGGGGTATTTTAATAATCCCGAGCCACTCAGACCTCCCGAAAGACGTGTCCTCCAGCAGCCCCGCGCCCCCAGCACGCTGGGTGGGACGGGAACCCCAGTGACTCATTAGCATCAGACCCTGAAGCCAGATTTctcccagggtgtgtgtggggggggtcttaTGTGCCCCTGCTTAGCCTGCAAGACAGGATCTGCAGcgcaggggggctcaggcccagtCATCATGGGGGGGATTTGACACCCCAGTCATTAGCTTTGTAACCTTGCTCAGACTGGATAGTGGGCGGGGGGCCAAATCTGGGATCCCTGGGCGGCTCCTGGACTGTCCAGCAGCCTGGAGAGAGACGTCCGGGCAGGTGAAACTGGGGACGCTTTGCCCCCCCGGGACCCAGCTGGGCCAAAGAGCCGCAGGCTGATGgcccatctcctcctcccagccagcggcagcccccccgcccctccccgcagcGGCCCGCGGGCCAGACGTGGCTTCCTGGGCCGGGAGTTCCAAGGCCGCCAAGCAGGAGAAGTTGCACCTTCACCTCCTGGCACCGCAGCCGATCGCTCCACGCCCCCGCGTGAGGCCGATGACCAGAACCGAGACCGGCAGCCGGTGCCCGCTGCTACCAAAGTGAGTGCAAGACGCCCTGTCCCGGGCCGTTCCGGTCAGTTCCCTCCTGACCCCGGAGAGCGGCCGTCGCACACGGTTAGTTTTGTAGCACTCGCCGCGGTGTCCAGCGCTGGCTGGCCTCGTTCTCCCCCGGGGAATGttcagcccggggggggggggggggctccctgctCTGGCAGCGGCGAGAGACCCCGGCCCTTTGCGCTAGGCACTGCACACCTTGAACAAAGAGAGaacgcagggctgggggaagcccTGGGGAACGAGGTGACAATCACAGTGTCCACATCTCCGAGGGTGGATTTCTGGGTCTGTTCGTACTGCCCTAGCGCAAAGGGGTCTCAGGCAGGACACACATAATACAgcggtgagttccacaggccTGGCGCTGGGTTCCCTTCGTGCCCCGGGGGCAAGGGGCAGCTCCCTGTCTCAGCTGCACACGGCAGCGGGGCCAGCTTGTGAGTCCcagtgctggggtgtgtgtgtgtgtcagagggaCTGAACGTACGTGTTCACACAAGTGTGAGGGGACACGCAGAGCCGGGCCCCTTAATCCAGGCGCTCTGACCCGGTGTCTAACTCAATCAGCGCAGGCTCCTCACGCCCGCTTCaaatcccagcccagctccctgcccgttGCCTCCGGCTGGCCAGTCCTTGCTGCGAGCCGGGTGAGGGACGAGCCTGCGCCGCTAACCAGTTGCATTACCCCACGACTGCGCCTGCTTCACCGCGGGACAGACACGGCTGGGGAGGAACAGGCAGCAACAGGTGGGTTTTGACTGAGGCTGTTACCAGGGCTGATTCCCCCGTTCCCTGCACACTGGCTCTGCTGTTCAGAGACGCCCCTGGGATCCTCATCTTGGAGGgagctgctctctgcctcagtttccccacctggaaTCCTGGGCTCACTCTCAGCTGCCTTCGCTGGGTGGGGTTGAAAAGACTCAGGCCTTGTCCACACGAGGGAGTTTTAACTCTCCCGGGCCAGCTGCTGGTCTCTCGTTGGGGGGTGTAACACACGGTACTTGTGCAAGGCCCCTTTACACGGGTACAACCACTTCTGCACGACAGCTTCCCCCGGTGGGACACTTCTAACCCCAGGCCTTATTTCTCCAACCACAGCCCAGCCACAGGGGAGAGCGAGTCGCAAAGtgcgggaggggaaactgaggcatggaacgAGGGCAGGACCTGCCTgctgtcacccagcaggccagagccccACTCCCCTGGGTCCCGGGCTCACTGCCTCAGGCAGACCAGGCGTCGGCAGAGTAGAGCGTTGACTGTCCGGCTCCCACCGTCTCTCTCCCTGcggcccctcccagccccccaggacaAAGCAGTTCCGAGCGGCGGTGGCTGGAGCCGGGCGTTATTTGGCTGTATATTTaacggggggggggcacctgATTTACTGTTTCTTTGGCTTGATTTGGTCCCTGTTCCCCATTAGAACGCCCAGCCCCCCCAGGACAGGGGAGACCCCTTCCCCCTTTGCACCACTGGAGAAAACCTGTTCCTCTGACACCACAGGGCAGCcgggaatgggacccaggagtccgagcTGGTAGCCGCCAGCTCCCTCCAGAGGTTCTGCCAGAGCCTGGCGTATTGAGGTCCCGCCTGAGGCCTGGGCTGTACAAACTGGGGCCCAGGGGGGGCCAccggccgggtgctgcccagagccgTGCGGTAGAACAGGGCACAGGGGAGAGGCTCATTcacccccctcagctctgcccgcCCCCCATGCCAACAGATCTCCCACTAGGGGGTGCCCCAGGCAGCGCACCTGGCCAGGTGCGACCCCAGCTGACAGCCCCTCCCTGTCCCGCTCGGCGCCAGGCTCCCCCCGCGATGGACCGGAGGAAGCCGCGGCTGCTGCTGGCCGGACTCTGGGTCGCTGCCCTCCTGCTGCCGGGAGAGTGCCAcccgcccccccgcctgcccGCCTCGGCGCCGGCCCCGCTGGAGGAcgcggagcaggagcagggctactACCTTCAGCAGCTCTTCGGGCTGTACGGGGAGAACGGCACCTTGTCCTTCCACGGCCTCACCCGCCTGCTGCAGAGCCTGGGCCTAGGCCAGGTGCAGGTGGTGGAGATGGAGCACGAGGCGCTGGGCCACGGGCACGTCAGCCACCTGGACATCCTGGAGGTGCAGGACAACAAGCACCGGCACTCGCACTCGGCCCTGGAGCACGCCGGGGCGGAGCCGCCCAGCCTGGGCCCCGAGGTGCAGAGACAGAACGGCACCTCCAGGTACCCgccgctgcccctcactcccgacccgcagcccctgctagcccagccctgggctccccccagctctgccggtgcccctcactcccgacccacagcccctgccagcccagccctgggctccccacccccagctctgctggtgccccccactcccgacccgcagcccctgctagcccagccctgggctcccccccacagccctgccggtgcccctcactcccgacccgcagcccctgctagcccagccctgggctcccccccacagccctgccggtgcccctcactcccgacccgcagcccctgctagcccagccctgggatcccccccacagctctgccggtgccccccactcccgacccacagccccctgctagcccagccctaggctccccccccagccctgctggtgcccctcactcccgacccgcagccccctgctagcccagccctgggctccccccccccccccccccagccctgccggtgcccctcactcccgacccgcagcccctgctagcccagccctgggctcccccacagccctgccggtgcccctcactcccgacccgcagcccctgctagcccagccctgggttccccccagctctgccggtgcccctcactcccgacccgcagcccctgctagcccagccctgggattcccccccacagctctgctggtgcccctcactcccgacctgcagcccctgctagccctgggttccccccagctctgccggtgccccccaatcccaacccacagccctgggctccccccgacccacagccgcTCAATATTCTAGTCCTGCCGCTGCCCATCAGTCCCAGTCATCCCCTCCCGGCCCCGGGCTGCAGCTGGAACTGGGAATTCGTTTTTGTTCATTTCTTTCAGGCCGGGATCCCCTGGAAGGAACCAGCCAGAGACCGTCCGGCTGCACCAGGCTGACCCGATGCCTACCCTCCCGCCCTCGGACACAGAAGGGCCCAGCgccacctgccccccagggcACCTTGGGAGCAGAAGAGACCCTGtccagccccccccaaccccgccccgccTGACCCTGCTGGAGCGGGTGCTGGCCCTGGACCACTCCGTTGCCAACCACCTGCACGAGGATGTGAGGGGGGGCTGCACTGCGGTTCTCAGACCCTCTCGGGTCTAAAGGGGAGGGGCTCTGAAGGGGGGGCCAGACATCCTCAGCCAGAGGGGTGGGTGTCTCAGTGCTGACCAGCCTGGCTCTAACCCCATGCCCCGCAGCGCTGGGaacggaacccaggcgtcctggccccACAGGCCTCTGCTACTCACTAGACAGCCCCTGCGTCCTAGCAATTTGGGGCTTGGGAGGGCAGGTGGTTACACCCCTTCCCCAGGTGGCCTCGCTAACCCCCAttgtccccctccccaaagtgTCTCAACGTGACGCAGCTGCTGGTGAACTTCGGGCTGAATGCCGGCTCCCAGATCACGCCCGAGCAGTTTACGCTGCTGTGCCCGGCCCTGCTCTACCAGATCGACAGCCGGGTCTGCATCCGGCACCACGACCAGCTGACACCAGAGCCCCTGGGGGGGGCGCTGTGGCCAGGTAACACCCTCCCCTCGGCCAGGGCCTTGGGAAGGGGCAGCCACCccgatggggaaaccgaggcacagagcggggagaGGACAGGCACTGGAAGCCTCTCCTTGTGCCAAGGGATTTGCCAAACCCCCagggtgtcgggggggggggggatagagcCCAGGCCCCCCCACTTGCCTCACCCTGCTTCCTCTTGCAGTTCTAGGCTGGGGCTTCCTGGCCATCACGCTCATCAGCCTGCCCTCGGCGCTGGCCCTCCTGCTGGTGCCTTTCCTCGGCCGCGACTTCGGCCGCCTCCTGCTGGCCTTCCTGGTGGCGCTGGCCGTGGGGACACTGTGCGGGGACGCCCTCCTTCACCTGTGGCCGCACGTACGTACAGGCTCGCCGggctccccagcaccccctgacCCCCGCCGGGCCCCCCAGCCGGGCAGGCCCGAGCTGGAAAGCCTGGGACCGGGGAAGCACCCATGGGAGGCGGCGGGAGACGAGGTCGTCTGTGGCTCCATCGAGCAGAGCGTCTGCCATTGCAGACAGGGAGCCcatcacacccccagcccccacccgggCATCCTCTCGGCCCCCCTGCCTATCCCAGCTTGGCACCTGGGCCAGCGTCCCGAACCACCAGCCATCCGCCCCCCCCATTGAATCCCCCCGatttctccctgccccccggctctgggagcCCCCGAGAGGGACCCCcgggctcccctccctcctcctgcgtTTAGCCCAAGGAGGCACCAGGAGACCCCGCGGGAGCAGCAGGACTCGGTGCTGAAGGGACTGtcggtcctggggggcatttacGTCTTGTTCCTCATCGAACACCTCCTGGGCACGCTGAAGCAGAGACGGAGCCGACTGGTAAGAGCTCGTGGGTCGTCCCGGCTGGCCGGGAGCCCGcctagggcagggggctggagggagggtgggacagcagggggtgcCCTTCCCGTCAGTGCCCTGGGGCAATGCTGGGGGCACCGTGCTGCCAGCTTCCGGATGGGCCCCGATGCCgcggggggctgcagagctgatGAGAGCAGGAGCATTGGCAACCGGTGTCCTGGCCCAGGCCCCTGCCAGGGTCAGCACctgctgggggggtgagggggtggcccTGCCTGTCCGGGGCAGTTACGTGGTGATGGCACATTCTGGGTCCTGCTACTGCTGCGTCCCTGTTCCCTGGGCCCGTCCCAGCATCCGGTCCGTCCACCACCACGTCCTGGCTCCCTGAGCCCGTCCCGGCATCCGGTCCGTCCACCACCACGTCCCGGCTCCCTGGGCCCGTCCCGGCATCCGGTCCATCCACCACCACGTCCCGGCTCTCTGGGCCCGTCCAGCACCACGTCCTGGCTCCCTGGGCCCGTCCCGGCGTCCGGTCCGTCCACCACCACGTCCCAGCTCTCTGGGCCCGTCCAGCACCACGTCCCGGCTCCCTGGGCCCATCCCGGCATCGGGTCCATCCAGCACCGTGGCCCACAAGCGCCTGGTTTGTGCCCGTCTAGGATAACGCGGGTGGggcccagcccaggtgtctcCCACACCAGCAGGCGCGATGCCCCGAGGCCAGCCGGGCCCTGGCCCGCCGGGCAGCTTTCAGCTCTCGCCGTTGCTTTCCCGCCCTCAGAGCCGCGCCGCAGGAAGGAGCCCAGCTCTGGATGCAGACGGAAACCGCAGCTTGACCCTGCGGGCATCGGCGCCTTCCCCAGGTGAGCCTGGAGCTGTCGCTcgctcctgccccctgcacgGAGGCTGGAGAAGCCAgaagctgcccccgcccccagccagtgcccctgtcccgctccccacagcgccccctgctgggagaggccagcaCAGAGGCAGCTGTCTGGCCGCCCGACCTCTCCAGTCCggcacttccctgcagcctggtccccagccccagccaccgTTCCCCCCGCCGGCTCGGGGCTGCTACCAGCCTGCGGCTGCTCTTCCAAAGGCGCAGAAGCCGAATCGCAGCGTCTGACGGCCCCGGGGCCGCGCAGCGACAGCCCCGGCC
The genomic region above belongs to Malaclemys terrapin pileata isolate rMalTer1 chromosome 23, rMalTer1.hap1, whole genome shotgun sequence and contains:
- the SLC39A5 gene encoding LOW QUALITY PROTEIN: zinc transporter ZIP5 (The sequence of the model RefSeq protein was modified relative to this genomic sequence to represent the inferred CDS: inserted 2 bases in 2 codons; deleted 1 base in 1 codon), translated to MDRRKPRLLLAGLWVAALLLPGECHPPPRLPASAPAPLEDAEQEQGYYLQQLFGLYGENGTLSFHGLTRLLQSLGLGQVQVVEMEHEALGHGHVSHLDILEVQDNKHRHSHSALEHAGAEPPSLGPEVQRQNGTSRPGSPGRNQPETVRLHQADPMPTLPPSDTEGPSATCPPGHLGSRRDPVQPPPTPPRLTLLERVLALDHSVANHLHEDCLNVTQLLVNFGLNAGSQITPEQFTLLCPALLYQIDSRVCIRHHDQLTPEPLGGALWPVLGWGFLAITLISLPSALALLLVPFLGRDFGRLLLAFLVALAVGTLCGDALLHLWPHVRTGSPGSPAPPDPRRAPQPGRPELESLGPGKHPWEAAGDEVVCGSIEQSVCHCRQGAHHTPSPHPGILSAPLPIPACPRRHQETPREQQDSVLKGLSVLGGIYVLFLIEHLLGTLKQRRSRLSRAAGRSPALDADGNRSLTLRASAPSPGAEAESQRLTAPGPRSDSPGRGEEGTRQPAPSAERTDGGAGHHGHSHGPAAGSADIVWMVILGDGIHNLTDGLAIGAAFSEGISSGLSTTVAVFCHELPHELGDLAMLLQAGLPVKRVLLSNLVSAFLAYXGMAVGTVVSQGASPITPWIFSITAGIFLYVALVDMLPEMLWRSSGGNRKXPVTYFALQNLGFLLGAAIMLCIALFEGQMSFRVDL
- the NABP2 gene encoding SOSS complex subunit B1, with protein sequence MTTETFVKDIKPGLKNLNLIFIVLETGRVTKTKDGHEVRTCKVADKTGSINISVWDDVGNLIQPGDIIRLTKGYASIFKGCLTLYTGRGGDLQKIGEFCMIYSEVPNFSEPNPEYVTQQSQTKAAQNDNATPAASQTTPGPAASSPAAESQNGNGLSAPGPGAPLHPPNVPSHPTSGRITRSQPNHQGAGSAGSSSSSSPISNGKETRRSSKR